In the genome of Mercurialis annua linkage group LG8, ddMerAnnu1.2, whole genome shotgun sequence, the window TAAAATCTACAATTTTCATATTTGCATGTCTCTTTTCActatcaaaaatcaaaattgaataccaaacatttaaagaaGCACTTTTCATATTTGTTTTGCTATCCAGGTGCTTAAAGAAGCAAAGAATTTCCAAAATTAGcttcaattatattttaatagtaAAGATCTATACTTTCATCATTACCACCATTTCCACTACCACCTCTGAGGCCACCGCCATCATCACCCTCAACCAAAACCAAAATTCAACCGCCTCTAATTTCAGCCTCACACTCTTCTATTTTATTAAGCAAAAAAATAGAACTTAAACGCAACTCAGACCTGCAAATCACCACTCTTTCATCCTCTTTGATATCTTCTTCCTCTTAAtttttcattctctttgtcgTCTTCTTCCTCCGACTCTCTGAGGACAACTCTGCTCTAGCCTTCAAAAAGATCCATCACTGCTCGATTCCCATCTGTATCATCGAAGAGGCTCTTCTCTTCTTAACAATACAAATcgtatttttcaataatttgaacagtgaacaaataaaataaaagcgtAAAAAAAGGAAGAACAAAATTGAGGCATTTTTGTAGCGAGATATGAAAAACGATATTATGAATGAGTTATCAAGAAGCGAAGATAAATTGAAGATCATGAACAACAAAATGAAATCGTTTATGAGCTACAtgagatttatttatttttcattgttttgttttgtttttctgaatgttttattttgtcctttttttgtgaaaggtttgttgtccttttttTGTGGAAAATTtgctgtctcttttttatgaatgagTTATTAAGTGGTGGTTGAACCGGATGATGTAAATTTGCGGGTGATGGGTGATAGATGAAGTTTGATCGAAAATTGATTGAAAACTGCTTAATTagcgaaacagttaataatttatttttgttttcgtaagtaagatctgtgaatcagacagcatgttgtcttttccatgtcaggtcatcgggttttgTTTTCGAATTctcccgaatttcttacaaatgttactgtttaatattcgatttaatgaaatttgatgaatttttaaaaaaaaaactgaaatagaattatgtaattaattttgaaaagataccatatagatatataaaattttgagatCAACCTATGTTAAATTTATTagctataatttttaatataattattaaaataaaattttaaataacttatgtttaacatattttataataaattaataaaatataaattgacgagtcacacaAAACAATAAAAGTATTGTCAAAAGAGTTCATTCGCCAAAGATGAATATGCCAGTTTTATTAAACTTAATAACATTCCACAaagctaaatttaaaaaattgaagaaaaaaaactttGTTTCCTTTTAGAGCCTGCTAAAACCAATAGTTCCCATACGTTTACTCATATCATCATcttaattttcaaaactaaTTATGTTTTCTTTGTTACCCTCACTAAGAACATGTCccttgatataactcagctctTTCAGAGATTGCTTTTTCGAACCCGACTTACTCACAGGTCATGCTGCGCCTCCTGCTGATCGATGCCTTCCGTATTTCATTCTGTTTGCAGGTAACTTAGCTTTGCTGACAGGACCTGGGCCCTGGGGAACTTTCCTGCAAACAGAAAATGTATCAgaacaaacaaaaaaacatgTCCTCGAAATGAAAAGGAATGATATATTGTAACGGCCTAATTACTAAAAAACCATTCatcttttaagttttttttcatttatatcataacttgggaaaattttcaattgtgccctatttttgatttttatgtttcatctctactcaaaatttaaaaaaatgacagtttaattaatataagaatgaaaatattaaaaacaattaaatagaagttatgtcctatttttttttatttggaaaaatacaaaaaaaatccttcaactttaaaaaattcaaatagatcctgttaatttttataatttaatttttttttaaatctcatTGCTCCTCCTTCCACCATGGAAGGAGGAATAGTGCAGGATTGACCACAACGATGCCTCTGAGAACACGATGATTTGAAGGAATCACGGTCAAAAATCTCTTTCAGAGGAGTACTATTAAAGGACTGGCAGTAGATCTATTGTATCTTTGCTTGAGAGAAGTGTATGATGATGATCCTGAGGACCATCCATCAAAGGAACTAGAAGGAGATTTAGAAATGGAGGACTTATCGGGCGTTGATAAGAAACGAATAGAAGCACTGGAATTTACCAACTCGGTTTTGTTTCTAATTTAGTATCTCATAGGTGTTCGCAAGGTCGAAGAAGAAGCACCCGAACGGAAATCCTTTGTTCTCCTTGCAAAGTTTGAAGGAGATTTACCAGTGAAGTCGGCAGAAGCAGAACAAAACCTTGCGTACTCATCAACTGCAGCAGGCAAAACTAAAGAAGGCGCCGCAAACACATTTTCTTCGACATTCCAATAGTTTTGCCTGTAACAATCATATATGTCGATAATAATGAAAAAGTAGACTTTTTAAGTGGAAGATGAGTCTAAAATTTTACCATCAGCagattttgtaaatatattatcCATTTTAACATGACTTGCACTTATAAAAGCCCTTTTGGAAGGAAGTATCGGTGAAGGGCTGGCACGGTTTGATACCTTTCATGGCTTACGCGATGAAGTAATAGATCCTCCTCCTGAAGAAGCAGGCTGTTTATGAGCAGCAAAGAAATTGAAGTTAGTTCATACATAATCAAAAGTTGGTCTCCATTTTACAACACCAAGTATTCGGCTATTAGCTTATGCATCGACATGATTCGGAATTTGAAATTAGCTCATAAACAATCAAGAACTTGCTCTTACTTGAGGAGAATCATTCAATCTTCTTGAAACTGCAAAGAATAGGAAAAAAATGAGAAGAAAGAACAAGTAGACCTCACATACAATTCGTGCATACAGATCACAAATGGATAGTGTGGATCTAATTTCATGACAGATTAGTCTAAATACGACTTGCTTATAACACAGATTATGCGACATGACGTGTATAAATACGCTGAATTAAACATTATATTAACATAGTATGTTTGAACCcactaaattatttaaataatttataagtttaatataaaaaatacaattaaacaacattttatttattagtgtTTTATCCTATTTAAATGGGTTACATATACTTTATCCATTTAGACACAAAATAATTAACTGTATCGAATCTATTTGCATGAAATCTTAATATGTCTAATTCCATATCTAAAATTGCTACTACGCGAGCACAAATGATCTATATATACAACAAAGAAGCTTAAATTCACAGCAAACAACAAACTTACAAAAGCTGAACTACACTTACCGTACGTAGCCATTTTGCCTGCCTTTTTCTCTGTTCAGTTTGGGAGTTAAACTTGACACATTTGATGAAGGATTGCGTTTTTCACGTATAGACGCTCTAATATCATCGAAAAAATCAAGTTCGAGACTAGAAAATGAGTAACGTATCGCTTGTTACTCTAGAATTTGATTCGGCAGATCTCCAGATAGTATCCTCTCCAACCCCAGGAAGCAAGAACTTTTCAGACTTTTTAAATCCTCTATTTACGACCGACAACTCCTCATCATCCAGAACTCCTACGGATCAAAATTTAACAAGTTTTGATCATTACATGAACTCAACAAACATAAACTCTCCACCATAAGGTTATAATGATGATGAACAATATTACACAGAAACTTGTCAAGTACATTTAACTTCTTTTTATATATGGTATAGCTATAAGCCAATAACCTATTCTTGTAAATAAAAATCGCTATATAACACCGAAAAAGAAAAGCCGAAATGATTGAAATGAGAAACTGCGAAACTATATTTTCGCAAAAATATGCTTTAAAGATTTAGTTTCTGAGAAAATATCTTATAAAAATCAATGAAGCTTTAAGAAGCGTTTtcacaaacaaaatcaaaacgcTGAATTGTAGAATGCATTAAGTTTCTAtgcaatataaaaatataattcggTCGTTTTCTGTAGCAACATTTTCTACTTGAGCCGTTTttatttccgtgcaacatagatgATAAATGGTCATAAGACTTGTAAAACAAGTATAAGTACCTGCACTTGTGAACAAATCACTTATACTTGTGATTATATTGCAATTGAATACATCTTGTCTAGAACATGTTAATTAGATTCAATTGAATACACCATTGAGCTTGAAAGCGGACTTCGGTTCTTGCTGAGGTTTTAGAAAAAGGTAATATAGTAATAGTATGAATGTATGACATTTATGGAACAATGTTTACAAAGCCTTGCTGACTGCAGTTATGAGCAAAATGTATTTACTTATCCTACTCAAATCTAGAGTTCTATTTGTCTGCcattttatgattaaaatgcTTATTATTCATcctcaaatttatcatttttacttAATAGACATAATAATTGAGGGTGCACTAGTTAtgtaattagtaattttttaatctttaaatattataaacataaatcatttttttatgtttataatatttaatgattaaacaattaatatttgaatatcctaataaaatatttaagtatttccGATCATACTAACTATGATAAAAGAAATTTGAGATTACATCCTCaaattatcctatttttaaaaaataattacagaaATTTGGATCATGAATTGCAAATTACATTTGATACTCAATTTTAtagaatatttataaaaatatatattttaaccagctactagacggttcgattagtctttcgctcCTATatccaagtcagacgaacgatttgcacgtcagtatcgctacTATAAATATAccaacaacaaaaataaaaaacaccaaaatggtatttttgaaattaaaaaggaaatttgagaaataaaaatatgagaTGTAATTATCTATAAAAGGTGGATACCTCTATAATTATTTTCCAAACATATGATATTTTAAgaattatttcaataaattttagaTGCAATTTGACAATTTGTATGTATAGTTTTATCACCAATCATAAGATTTTTTACTAATACAGAAgcgatttttaaataattgaggatatctaattttattaattgatgaTTTAATGCTTCTAATAAATAATGCTTATTTGATACTTCTATTTTAGAATTAAAATGTTagtcaaaaaatttcaaacactcAAATAACAGAGTTATTTTCACTAATGAATTTCATATGgagagttttaaaataaaatttatttttactgccggataaattattattattattattcttcttATACaatagtaaaattaattaaatagattaaaaataaaataactctaAAAAAAGCCTCCATATGGTGTAAAAGAATGTTAAATCCTTTCATTAGGACTAAGATGGCCAAATTTAACAGTAGTTACTAGTTAAGGGATTCAATCGAATATAGTTACAAATTAGGCCCTCAATAGCAGATAACACAAACTACCACAACCCCAACTTGAACTCCGACACTGCAACTCCAAAACGATACCAGAAAATGGCAACCGGCGCTTCCCCTTCACCGTTCCTCTACCAAAACGGCGTCATTTCACACTCCACAACCACTCCATCAGTCACCCAATTCCTAGAATCCAACCCAGGCGCATACACCACAACAAGAACTCACAACAATGCAAATTCTCTCCTATTTTGGccccaacatttacaaagacTTTCAAATTCCACCTCAATTCTTATCACTTCAACCCCCcaatttttcttcaaaaacCTTAAATTTAATCCCAACAGCCCAGTTTTTAGACCAACTTGGGAGTCCAAGATCAAGTCTATGGTTAATGATTCAGTGAAAAAGGTGCTGCCTTTGGCTTTGGAAGAGAGAAAATTTGGGGAGGAATTGGCAATTACTGCTCTTGTTAGTGGGGATTTTGAGAAATTGGAAAAGATTGAGGACTTGGGTTGTGAAAATTGTGATGTTGGTTTGTTTGATGTGTGTTTGCATATTGGAAAGTATGTTCCTTTTGTTTTTGGTGTTAGAGGAAATGGTGCTAATTTAGCTGTTGTTGGGTATGGTAGGAGTTTTGCTCAAGCTAAATATTCTCATTGGGTAAGGttagtttaatttgttttgagaatttttttatgattttgagaaatttaagtttttttttatataaagttAACTGGAGGAGAGCGCTCGTGAGAGGAATAAAACTCTCGACTTTGGCAGAATGCTGCCCAATTCGTGGGTAATATAAGTATTTGTTTATATGATCATTTAAATTTCAAGTGTGGccattttagtttggttttgattatgttttttGATTTTGAGTGATGTTGTGGTGATTACTATTTTTTGTTCATTATGTGACTTGGTTGATTTTATTCTGTTGTGTTTTATGTGTAGGTTAAGGAACCCTTTGGAGAAATTGAGGCCTCCTTCAGTGACTGAGCTTTTGTTATCCGACGATGGTGATCATATACTTGAAGGTTGTGTCACCAATTTCTTTGTCGTTTGCTACAAGGTATCTGAAATGTTTAACTTGCAATCTTCACATAATCTACTTGAGAATGGGTTAGAATTTGAATGTGGTTGGTTTATTTGTTATTGACGAGTTATTTTCTATGAATGCCAATTCCTATGGTTTTGGTTTAGGTATCTCAAACTATTCCTATAATTGTAAACTTGCGTCCTTGTGGTTGCATGCACAAAATTAGTTTTAGTAGGACTAGGAGTGTGGCCCCTATACTGAAAATCTTAAAATATGGCGTTAACGTCTTAGTTGACAATGCAATGCAATATTGtctattaacattttaaatttattaatttgagtTGCGTTAATGGTTAGCatgaaatttcataaaaaagttAGTCCGCGTCTTTTACATTTTTGTGCATTACAAGAATTTATCTTTATATCTGGTTTGTGTCTGCTCGTCAACCGGCAGAGGACAACTATAAACTTTAGCAAGCTTTAGAAGCAACATTGTAATTTTAGGCATATTGATGTGTTCTTTGATACGAGTCTTATAAAGGAATTGGGGCTCTTTAAATCCTCATACGgcattgcttttttttttcttctggaTTTACTTGGGTTCCTTTGTGTTTATAGTTGATTTGCTAAGTATTGTTTGCTCTAGGTGATTTCAGGACAGCAAGGAAGTCAAGAGGGACTGCTTTTACGAGGATGGCAATAAAGTTCAATTTGAAGTGCAGACAGCCCCAATTAGCGATGGTGTCCTTCCTGGAATTATTCGCCAACTGGTCATTGAGTAAGTTTTTCCTCCTTCAATACGTTGGAAGTGGGATGGAAATCTACTGGTAACACTCCCTTATGCAATTTTAGTGTTCCATTTTTTATTACGGATAAGTTTGCATGAACTTATTCTGCTAGCATCTAGTCAAAACTGGATAATAACTGATTGTTTGTTCCATTTAATTGCCTGAAACATGATTTAATCATTGAATGAAAATGCATGCATCTAGTAAAGTTACAGAGTTAGGAACTTTGACAGCACTAATTCGACTTCTTCAATCTCACTGTTCAACTCTATCGGGATTTAAAGCAATGTACCCCAATTTGATTAGCTGAAAGAAGCAGTACACTTTTTAGTTTTATCTGAAGATGGTTCATTGTGGCATTTGCATTCTGGTGCAGAGTGTGTTTAAGCAAAGGAATTCCTGTTCGGGAAGTTGCACCATCGTGGTCTGCGCGGGATTCTTGGAAAGAGGCTTTTATTACAAGTAAGCCCTTGACTATTTCTTGTTCTTTTGACCGCTgagattatttttttattaaataaataaattttgcatCTAAAGAATTCAAGCTCCGCATGCAATAAAATCTTGGCCTTGGCTGAGGATAAATCTTATACTTCCTGGGTGTTTAAGCTGGAAGTCTCATTCATGTAGATCTATGTTGTATGAAAACTTATTGATTGTTATGTTTTCGGTGTTCCATTTTTGTTTTGGAAAATGCTTCTAAAACTCcgaactttatatttataacctattccTGTTAAAAATGTTGATTCTCCATTTTCCATATCAGCATTTTTCGTTTTCGTTAAACATAGATGTAAATCTTTTATTCCAGTTTTCTTGTGAAAAAGAGGATGAAAATTCCCGGTCATTTGCTATCCTTTTTTTTTCATGGTTTGCAGAAGACTCTACCATTGCCTCATGTTTCTTAAGTTCATTCTCACACTGATTAAACTATTCTCTGGGCATTTTGGTTGTGGTGCAACTTAAATGTCACCATGAGAGCCTCAATCATGTGTTATTTAATGATTTTTCACCAGTGGAAAATGACCTTGATTTGCTAACCATTCCAATTTTGAATGTTTTTGTAATTAAGGCTGCTTTACCATGATTGTTGGAAttattataatttcttttaccTTTTGATTCAAGTATATTACTGAAGAGGTTTTACATTGCAGATAGCTTGAGAATTGTACAGCATGTGGAGAAAAttcaagttccaacttcatgggaattaataaaacaaaaaactttCGAGAGGAGAAGCATTTTTTGGTGAGTGAATCTAATGCTCATTGACTCAATCAGTCTCATTTTCTTCTTGACTGCAGTTCTCTTTTGTTCTTTATAGGAGGATCCTGGGATGATTACAGCAATTATCCAGGTAATGTCATGTTCTGCAATTTCTTTCGCATCCAACTAGTGCGCATAGAGGAACTGTTTTTTTATAGCTAGCCGGTTTCTGTAGAAAGTAATTTTGGGATACCGTAATAAATTATATAGCCGGATTCACGGGGTAATTTACAGTGACAGTCCTTCAACTTCCATCTCTCATCGTGTCCTTTTTTCTTTGATATGTAACAATAAAATGCCCCAACTTTGATTTTATAGCACCTAAAAGTTCTTGTAGGCTCTAATTACTTAAGTTTAGACGACGTGACTATGAGCTCGACATAGataatatcttttaaaaaaattgtatcaaATCACCTGTCACATATTAAGATCACGTGGCGCCACATCATCACCGACTGATATGGCGTCACATGGTCTTAATATGAGACATGctgatatataaattaaaaaaatagttttgttATTCATATAGACTTCATGTTCAATAGATCGCCATGTAATCCAAAATTACAGTTAGACTGTCGACTAAGAATTTTTATTGAGGAAAAGATGTTGAGGGATGTTGGTGAAGATTATCTTGGAACAGGAATGAATGAGGCAGTTGCAATAAACGCAAGAATATTTACTTCCATATCTCATGCTATATAGTGTAATTATCATATGGGAATTTTGGAATGATTTCTCCCGCTTATTTACGTTTTTTCTGTTCAGAAAGAGATTATGGAGAAGGCTCGTCTTGAAGGATATCTGTTATAGCTCTCTTAGCACATGAATGGTTCTTGGCATTTTATACCATTTCGGCTGGTTAGGTCTCTTAGGTAGAGTATTTTGCAGCTGTGTATGATGTTTATGGAACAATGTTTACAAAGCCTTGCAGACTGCAGTTATGAGCAAAATGTATTTACTTATCCTGCTCAAATCTAGAGTTCTATTTGTCTGCCATTTGATGATTAAAATGCTTATTATTCATcctcaaatttatcatttttacttAATAGACATAATAACTGAGGGTGCACTAGTTATAGGTagtaattagtaattttttaatctttaaatattataaacataaattatttttttcaaaaatgaaaaataaaagtaaattaaaattatcagaattaataaaaattaagctTAAGGAAGTATTTATATCACTCGTGAACTTTCTTCATACAAAATTACAATATCATAATTaactgtttattttttattttatttttggaaattagcataattttattaataattaaaaaaagactaCTAATGTTTGTTATGAAATTATTTTGGAAAAGAAGTTGATTATTCTATATAATGGGTTATGCTACGTTATTTTTATAAGGCAGTGAATGTTTGTGATAATATTtgattattgtttatttttttataaatatcttaATATTACGAATGTCTTATTAATTTGTTGCATGAATGATGTGGTACAATTATTTTGTTGAATAATATGAAGATTTTGTGGTTATTTGTTGAGTTATATTTGAGAGCGATTACACTCCTACACATAGCCAAAGTTGTCGATAGCAcaaaatgtaatatatatatatatatatatatatatatattattttttggtttagtcaccaaaaaaaccctcaccttttagccccttttcagttgcaccctgacgttgcaattttgtcagttgcaccctaatttgcacctttggttttcaattccaccctcaaaatcaatttggacttttttcactcggaaaaaattcataaaaacccttataaagtactcgtttgaactcttttccacataaaaagttaaaagttgatgacttattttaactttttttaaatgaaaaagagatcaatttagtacttgaaggtggaattgaaaaccaaaggtgcgaattagggtgcaactgacaaaattgcaacgtcagggtgcatttgaaaaggggctaaaaggtgagggtttttttggtgattaagccttttttttttatatttaatcttttttgaATATATGATAAGGACACATTCAATATTAATAGGGCTTTTTCATAAACAACCAACATTTATCATATTATTGCTTTTATACAGACACATGTTTCCATTATCAAAACTACCATACACtatctaaattataatttttatacggATATATATATACTTCTCCTCTCAAACCAATCCtcataaacaaaattattttctctctcatcaTCATCAATTTCTCTCATCGATGAACTATATTACACTGAAACGTGTCAATTACATTTAACTTCTTTTTATAGCTATAACCCAATAACATATTCTTGTAAATAAAAATCGATATATAACACTGAAAAAGAAAAGCCGAAATGATTGAAATGAGAAACTGTGAAACTATTGCAAACTCTAAAGATTGAGTTTCTGAGAAAATATGTTACAAAGATCGATGAAGCTTTAAGAAGCGTTTtcagaaacaaaatcaaaacgcCGAATTGTTGAATTCGTTAAGTTTCTAtgcaatataaaaatataattcggTCGTTTTCTATAGCAACATTTTCTGCTTGAGCGTTTttatttccgtgcaacatagatgATAAATGACCGTAAGACTTGTAAAGCAAGTAAAAGTACTTACACTTGTGAACAAATCACTAATACTTGTGATTATATTGCGATTATATACATCTTGTCTTGAACATGTTGATGAAAAAATTCAGATTTTGGTGAACATGCCCCTAAACATCTAATTGAGcagaaaaatttaataaattttatttcatggAAAAATAAATAGAGTTTTGCAAAGCTAAATGAATATTTATGCCCTTGAACATAATAGATTAATCAATTAATCATCTCAATTTCGACAATGACCGTTTTTTTATCTTTCATCATATTTTCATCAAATTCAAACAGCCTATAAGCAAGTCATGAGTCCTTAAATAATGCAATTTTTTTGTCAGAAAAAAGGTGATTAATTCCATAACTTTTTATAATGAGGTTAATTagattcaaatttaatttttattataacaatGGGGTGATTACTATttctaaaaataacataattttttcaaagaaaacacaatttaaattctataaatttttatttttctaaatataaatcAATGAAACTTTTACTAGTGTAACAGTTTATAAATatcttattaatattaatatatatcttACAAATCCATGTAAGttattatgttatattaataaaaaggaTAATATTGTTTAAAGCAGTATTTAGATATtaagaatattttatatttttttcttgaaaatttgTGGTGAGCGGTCGgtacaaaccgaaccaaatagaTTTTGTCAACTCGTTTCAATTTTTCAGTTCGGTGCGTTATTTGCAAACTTTGACATAGATTTGAATTATCCTTAAATTGT includes:
- the LOC126661266 gene encoding uncharacterized protein LOC126661266 — encoded protein: MATGASPSPFLYQNGVISHSTTTPSVTQFLESNPGAYTTTRTHNNANSLLFWPQHLQRLSNSTSILITSTPQFFFKNLKFNPNSPVFRPTWESKIKSMVNDSVKKVLPLALEERKFGEELAITALVSGDFEKLEKIEDLGCENCDVGLFDVCLHIGKYVPFVFGVRGNGANLAVVGYGRSFAQAKYSHWVRLRNPLEKLRPPSVTELLLSDDGDHILEGCVTNFFVVCYKDSKEVKRDCFYEDGNKVQFEVQTAPISDGVLPGIIRQLVIEVCLSKGIPVREVAPSWSARDSWKEAFITNSLRIVQHVEKIQVPTSWELIKQKTFERRSIFWRILG